In the Verrucomicrobiota bacterium genome, CCTGATGGCCGCGAACCACACGTTGGATGAAATCCGCCTGTTTCTGAACGCCGACTCGCTGGGCTACCTTTCCCAGGAAGGCATGATCGCCGCCACTGGCCTTCCCAAGCAGAGCTTCTGCATGGCGTGCTACGACGGAGTTTACCCCGTGCCCTACAATCCCGAACTCGACAAACACATCATGGAACGCCGCCGCCGCCGTTCCTCAGCCCTGGGCGATTCCCTCGCGGCAGAAGAACGTCAGCCGAAACTCCTCTAGCCCGCGCCCAGGATGAAATTTCCAGGCCAGTGCTTTGTGCGTTCCCTCCCGCTTCCATTCCCCCGCCAGCTCAGGCTAGCCTCCCGCAAGGCCACAATGGCCTTCGCCTGCCTGCTCCTGCTCAGCCTCGCTTCACCAACCCTCGCGGCGCCACCTCCGAACCAGGAAGAATTGCCCAAGGCGGAGGCATTGATGGAAAAGGCCATCGCCCGCATCAGGCAAGTCCAGGCGCAACCCCATCCTCCCCGCTTCGTCTACCTGAAAACTTCCGTCACCGAGGAGTTGGATTCCAAAGACAAGGTTCAGTCAAAACAGGAAAAAGAATACGAGGTCACCCAGGTCGGCACCGCCACCCGCCAGCGCTTGCTCAAACTGAACGGCAAGGAACTGGCCGAAACCGAAGCCAAATCCCACGAGGCCCGGATGCGGAAACAACGAGGCGAAAGTTCTGACCCGGTCGAAAAACCCAAAGATCGCGGGCGGGAACGATCCGGATGGCTGACCGAAGATCTCATCCGCAAGTTCGAGTATCAAGTCCACCGCCGGGAAGTGCTTCAGGGGCGTTCCTGCGTGCTGCTTTCCTTCAAACCGCGCGCCCACGACTTGCCCGCCACCCAACTGGCCGATCGCATTTTCAACAAACTTTCCGGTTCCATCTGGTTCGACGAGCAGGAATCCGAAATCTGCCGCCTCGAAGTCAGCCTCAAGGAGAAAGTGTCCGTCTGGGGTGGTCTGCTCGGATCGATCCAATCCTTCGACATGAACCTGCAACGTGAGCGTTCCTCCTACGGCCCCTGGTTCAACAAGTCCTTCAAACTCACCCTCGAGGGACGTCGTTTCCTCGACACTCTTCGCCTCCGTGTCGCAGAGGAAGCACGGGATTTCCAACGCCGGGAATGAGCGCCCTGGTCACCATTCAAGCGATCGATTCCCACACGGCGGGTGAACCCACCCGCGTGGTCATCGCCGGAGGCCCCCCGCTCGGAGGCGGCCCTGTCGCCCGCCAGTTGCAGGTTTTCCGGGACCAGTTCGATGGCTGGCGCTCTGCAATCGTCAACGAACCCCGCGGATCGGATGTTCTGGTCGGCGCGTTGCTCTGCCCGGCGGAAGAGGCCACGTGCGCCAGTGGGGTGATCTTCTTCAACAACGTCGGCTTCCTCGGCATGTGCGGCCATGGAGCCCTCGGCGTAGTCAAAACCCTCGCCCACATCGGACGCCTCCAACCCGGAACAGTCCGCCTGGAAACCTGCGTCGGGGTCGTCTCGGCAACCCTCCACCCCGACGGCGGCGTGAGTCTCGAAAACGTTCCCAGCTTTCGAAAACACCCCAAGATTCCCGTGCCGGTACCGGGCCTTGGCATCATCCACGGCGACGTGGCTTGGGGAGGGAATTGGTTCTTTCTGGTGGATTCCGCCGACATCCCGGATTGCCCAAGCTTGACGTTGAAGAACTCCGAATCGCTGACCGACCTGGCGTGGCGCCTCCGCCAGGCGGTCAACTCACAGGGGTTTCCCGAAGTGGATCACATCGAAATCTTCGGCCCGCCGTCCGCCGCCCCAAGCCGATCGCGAAACTTCGTCCTCTGCCCCGGCAAGGCCTACGATCGGTCGCCTTGCGGAACGGGCACCAGCGCCAAACTCGCCTGTCTCGCCGCCGAAGGCAAGCTGGCCCCGGGTGAACCCTGGGTGCAGGAAGGCATTCTCGGCAGCTCCTTCACTGGGTCCTACCGCTGGCTGGGAGAAGACCGGAATCTCATCGTGCCCACCCTCCGCGGCACCGCTCACATCACTTCAAGGCTCGATCTCTTGCTCGACCCGGAAGACCCCTTTCAATGGGGAATTCGTCCTCATTGACACTTTTTCAAGTCCTCGGTGTTCTATCGGGAATCAAACATGAGACTTCATGCCATGCTCGCCCTGCTCCCTTGGACCCTGGTCCACCTTGTTGCCGCGGAGCTCGCTCCCGTCGCAGGACCCAAGCCTTTTACCTACACGAATGCGACCGACGCGCTGCCCCATTACATTTCGGGAGCCCAATGGGGGACAGAAGGCTCCCCGATCAAGTCCATGCAGGTGCCGATGAGCCCGGAAGCTTCGGCTCAACGCGTCGTGCTCCGCGAGGGATTCCAAGCCGCAAGGTGGGCGGCGGAACCGCAGATCAAAAAACCCCTGACCATGACGTGGGATGCGCGAGGCCGGCTCTGGATCGCGGAAACCGTCGATTATCCAAACGAACTTCAGCCGCCGGGCCAGGGCCGGGATCGCATCCTCATTTGCGAGGATCGCGACCAAAACGGGCGCGCGGAGACCTTCACCGTTTTTGCGGAAGGACTCAGCATCCCTACCGGCATGGTGCACTCCCGGGACGGACTGATCGTCATCGAAAGCGGGCGCACGCTCTTCCTGCGGGACTCCGACGGAGACGATAAAGCCGATGAGCGCGTGGTGCTGTTCGAAGGCTGGGGCATGGGCGACACCCACGCCACCGCCAGCAACCTCCGCTACGGCCACGACAACTGGATTTGGGGGGTGGTGGGTTACAGCGGGTTTCGCGGCACGGTCGGAGGACGTTACCACGAGTTCGGCATGGGCGTGTTTCGATTCACCCCGGATGGCAAGCATCTCGAATTCATGCGCTCCAGCAATAACAACACCTGGGGCCTCGGCCTCAGCGAAGAAGGGTTCATCTTCGGCTCCACCGCCAACAATAACGCCAGTTGGTTCCTGCCCATCCCCAATCGATACTATGAACACGTCCGCGGCTGGTCCGCCGCCCGGATGGAATCCATTGCCGACTCCCAGGCTTTCCACCCCATCACGGACAAGGTGCGCCAGGTCGATGCCCATGGACGCTATACCGCCGGGGCCGGCCACGCCCTCTACACCGCACGAGGCTTCCCCAAAGATTATTGGAACCGAATCGCGTTCGTCGCCGAACCCACCGGCCATTTGATCGGGCATTTCCGACTCGAAGGCGAAGGCGCCGATTTCAAAGCCCTCAACCAAAAGAGCTTCCTCGCCAGTGACGACGAATGGTTCGCGCCCATCATGGCGGAGGTCGGCCCCGACGGCGCACTCTGGTTCATCGACTGGTACAATTACATCATCCAGCACAATCCCACGCCGCGAGGATTCAAGACCGGCAAGGGCAATGCCTACGAAACACCGCTGCGCGACAAACGGCATGGCCGAATCTACCGGGTCACTCATCGTGACGGAAAGTTCCCCAAAGCTCCCGTCCTCGATCCCAATGCTCCCGGCGATCTCGTCGTCGCGTTGACCTCGGACAATATGCTCACCCGGCTGCAAGCCCAGCAACGGCTCGTCGAGCGCGGCCAGCGCGACGTCGTCGCCAGCCTCTGCGGACTGGTCCGCAACCTGTCATCTGATGAACTCGGCCTCAACCCGGGCGCTCTTCACGCGCTCTGGACCCTGCACGGCTTGGGCGCCATTCAAAGCGGCGTCGGGGCCGCCTACGACACGGCGGTCTCCGCGCTCCGTCATCCCTCCGCCGCGGTCCGCCGCGCCGCTCTGCAAACGATTCCCCGCAATCCCAACACCGAACAAGCCATCGCCGAAGCCGCCTCCTTGCTCGATCCCAACGCTCAAGTCCGCCTCGCCGCACTCCTCGCCCTCGCTGAATTCCAACCGAGCACCCAACTCGGACAAAAGGTCTACGCCTCGCTGCAAAGTCCCCTCAATCATCAGGACCGCTGGCTGCGGGACGCCATCGTCTCCGCCGCCGCCCGCCACCTCGACGGCTTTCTCAAGCAAGGCTTGCTGGCCGACAAAAACCCGCTTTCGTTGGACCCCGCCGCTTGGCCTGCGGTCGAAACGATCGTTGCTCACCTCGCCGCGGACCATCCCGCCAACGTCGTCACCGCCGTGCTGGTTCCGTTGCAAGCCGCCGAAGCCCCCAAGGCGAACGCGGTCCTTGACGGCCTCGCCCAAGGCTGGGGCGACGCGCCCCCACCCGCCTTGACGGACCAAGACCAAGAGCAGATCCGTAATCTCTACGCTTCGATCGAAGCCTCGTCGAAGGATCGCCTGATCGCCCTGCTCGGCAAATGGAATCACCTCCAGCCTTTCAACAAAGAACGAACGGAAACAACCCTCCGCCTGGCGGCCCAACTCGCCCATCAGGCCACCCCTGAATCCACCCGCACCGCCGCCGCCCGCAACCTGATCCGCATCGCGGATACCCCCGCCACCATCCAAAGCATCGTCGCTTTAATCCACCCCACCACCTCTCCCAGACACGCCGCCGAACTCGTTCAGACCATCGCGCTCAGCAAGCAGGCTTTTGCCGGATCGGGATTGCTGTCCGGTTGGGCGCAAATGACACCCTCAGCCCGGCGAGCCGCAGCCGCGGTCCTGCTGCGACGCCCCGAGTGGGCACAACTCCTCCTGGATGCAGTGGAAAAAGGTGCCGTCCATCGCAATGATCTTGGACGCGATCACTGGTCGCAGCTCCGACAACACCCGGACGCAAAGGTTTCGGATCGCGCCCGCAAACTCCAAACCGCCGCGACCGCCTCCAAAGGGTCCGCCGAACTCGAAGCCACCATCGCGCGCTTGCTCCCCGTCGCCACCAAACCTGGAAACGCCAAACACGGCCAGGGAGTTTACGAGAAAAACTGCCAGGTCTGCCACACCCCCACCCCCCAGGGATTCCGCATCGGACCCGATCTCATCGGCATCGGAGCCCGTCCCAAAGCCGACGTACTGGTCGACATCCTCGATCCCAACCGCTCCGTGGAAGCCAATTACCGGCTTTGGAACGTCACCACCAAGACCGGTGAAAGCTTCGCCGGACGCCTCGATTCCGAATCGGCCACCGCTGTGGAAATCCTGGACACCGCCGGTCAAAAACACGTGCTGCAACGTTCCGCCATCGACCGCATGGAGGCCTCGACTTTGTCCCTGATGCCCGGCGGATTCGAGCAACTTTCGGAGACCGACCTCTCCGCCTTGCTCGAATACCTCGCTTCGCAAACCGAACCGGCTCGTCGCTGATCGAGATGGGTCGCCGCATCCTCATCATCGGCGGGGGCGTTATCGGGCTCTGCTCCGCCTATGCCTGCGCCCGCCTCGGCCACCAGGTCCACGTGGTCGATGCCGGATCTGAGGACCATGCTGGCTGCTCGTATGGCAACGCGGGCATGATCGTGCCCAGCCACTTCACACCGCTTGCAGCCCCCGGCATGGTGGCGATCGGCTTGAAGTGGATGTGGAATCCCGAATCGCCTTTTTACATCAAACCGCGTCTGGACGCCGGACTGTTGCGCTGGGCGGCGGGATTCTGGCGCTCCGCAACCGTGGCTCACGTTCAGCGCGCCGCCCCGCTCCTGCGGGATCTCCACCTGCGCAGCCGCGCCTGGTTCGAAACCTTCCACGATTCGGATCAACTCGATTTCGGATTACAACGCCATGGTCTGCTCATGTTATGCCAGGGTCAGCACGCCCTCGACGAGGAAGCGGCCGGGGCCGAAAAAGCCCGTGCCCTGGGCATCCCCGCCGAAGTGCTCGATTCGAAGGAAACCGCCCGACACGACCCGGCAATCACCATGAACGTGGCGGGTTCAGTCTATTATCCAAAGGATTGCCATCTCGCCCCGGATCGCTTCATGAGCGCCTTGCGAAAGACTTTGGCCGGCCTGGGAGTGCAGTTTTCCTGGAACACGCCGATTCGAACCTGGCGGTGCGACCACGCCCGCGTCATCGCCGCGGCGGGAACATCCGAAAACTTCCACGCCGATAGGTTCATCCTCGCCGGCGGATCATGGTCTCCCAGCCTAGCTGATGAGGCTGGACTTCGCCTGACGATGCAAGCCGGAAAAGGCTATAGCCTCACCCTGCCTCATCCCCCGCAACTGCCACGCTTGTGCTCAATTCTCACCGAAGCCCGCGTCGCGGTCACTCCCATGGGCCAAACCCTCCGCGTCGGTGGGACCATGGAGATCTCCGGACTCGACGAATCGATCGACCCTCGCCGCGTCCGCGGCATGATCCGGGCGATGTCCGCTTATTACCCCGAGTTTCGACCCGAACATTTCGAGGGAATCCAGCCTTGGGCTGGTTTGCGACCTTGTTCCCCGGATGGCTTGCCCTATCTGGGCGTTGCCCGGCGTTACCCCAATCTCATCGTCGCCACCGGCCATGCCATGATGGGATTGAGCCTGGGTCCTGTCACCGGAGAAATCGCCGCCGACCTCGCCTCGGACCGCAAACCTGGCTTCGATCTCTCGCTCCTTTCGCCCGATCGGACCTGTTGAGATCCCCTCGGAAATCAAGAACCACCGGCAAAATCACGGCTGATCGAAGCGTCGCAGGCAGGAAAAAAGAAACGGCAATGGCCGCTTCCAGGCTAAATCGACTCGGACTCAGCCGGCCTATGCTTTCTTTGCGGGTGAAGCCGCTTCCTTTTCCTTCACCGTCACGGCACCTTTGCCCACGCGATGGCGGAGGTAGGTGAGCTTGGCGCGGCGAACCGCTCCACGCCTTTCCACTTCGATCTTCTCCACGCGCGGAGAATTCTCGGGGAAAATACGCTCCACACCTTCGCCGTAGCTGATGCGCCGGACCGTAAACGTGGAGTTCAACCCCCGTCCGCGCCGCCCAATGACCACTCCGGAAAAAATTTGAATGCGTTCCTTGTCGCCTTCCACGACCCTCGTATGCACTCGGATGGTGTCGCCAACGTTGAATTTCAGGGGTTCTTTGCGGAATTGCTCCGTTTCGATTTTGTCCAGAATTGCTTGGCTCATAATCAGTTGATATTTTCTCGGTTCAGACTGGGTTCGAGGTCCCGGCTTGACCTCAACAGGTCGGGGCGTTCCCGCTCCGTGCGGCGGATGGATTGCTCCGCCCGCCATGCCTCGATGGCCGCGTGGTTGCCGGACAACAACACATCCGGCACACGCATCCCGCGAAATTCCGCCGGACGCGTATATTGGGGATATTCCAGCATCCCCTTTGCAAAAGATTCTTCAACCGCACTGGTTTCATCCCCCAGCGCCCCCGGAAGCAAACGCGCCACCGCGTCGATCACAACCATCGCCGGCAAAGCGCCGTTCGTAAGCACATAATCGCCGATCGACAGGGAATCGTCTGCCAACGCCTCACGAATACGCTCGTCGAACCCCTCGTAACTGCCGCAAACAAGCAACACATGCTCCCTCCGGCTCAACTCCTGCGCAATCGACTGGGAAAATCGCCGCCCGCCTGCGTCCATCAAAATCACATGCGTGGACTCCTTTGCCAAAGCATCCACCGCCTCGAAAACCGGCTCCGGCTTCAGCAGCATTCCCGGCCCGCCCCCAAACGGCCGGTCATCGACCGTCCGGTGCCGGTCATGCGTATAATCACGCAAATGATGGATGCCCAAAGACAACACTCCCGCTTCGCGAGCCCGCTTGACGATGCTCTCGTCGAGCGGGCCGGCGAACATGCCGGGAAAGAGTGTCAGGACATCGATGCGCATGACCAAAGTTCCAAATCATACCGATCGCGGAATCGCCGATCCAGCCTACGAACGCCCCCCTTCATCCCCGTCTTCGACGATCTCCAGCGAACATCGCTTGCCTTGCTTGGCCGCACCGACTTGCAACAAACCTCGGATGGCGTGGATGGTGCTGCCCTGCTTGCCAATAATGCGACCCACGTCCGCTGGATCCAGCCGGACCTCGAGCACGGTGGAATCGCCTTTCGTCACGGGCGTGACCATCACCGCCTCCGGTCGGTCCACCAATCCCTTCACGATAAATTCGACAAAGGCTTGCATCGCGTTTCGTCCCGCGTCAACGGGCACCGGTGAACGCTAGGCCGCCCGCGCGGCTTTGCGCAGAAAACTTGCCACCGTGTCGCTCGGCTTGGCTCCCTTGCTGATCCAATAGCGGGCGCGCTCAATGTCCATTTGCACATTGCTTCCCTTGACCAAGGGATGATACGTGCCCAATTCCTCGATGAATTTCCCGTCACGAGGACTGCGCGAGTCGGTCACCACGACCCGGTAAACCGGCGTATTGCGGGCACCCACGCGCTTCAAGCGAATCTTGACTGACATAGCAATTTAACTCAGTAGTTCCAAACGAGTGATTCCGTCCCGGAACCACTCAAAAGAGCGGTGAGGGTATGCACCCCCCCCGGCCTTGGCAAGCCCTGATTTTGAACCCCGGTGGAGGTCCGTGTATCCCGATGTTGTTGGTAGGGCGGGCCTGTCCCAGCCCGCCGCCCACTGGATGCAAAACATCATGCTCCGGCGGCGCGCCGGGACGGACGCGCCCTACCTGCATCACCGGCAACATCGGGATGCACCGGACTCCGTGCTTGAACGAGCGCCCGGTTTGATGTACCGTTCCAGAATGGACATAGAGGGAATTCGACAAGCGTTGCACAAGCAACCGTTCGATCCTTTTTCGATTCGTCTGGCAGACGGTCGTGCGCTGCCAGTCCCCCATCCCGATTTCGTCGCGGTGTCGCCACGTCGCATCATTGTCGTCGCGGAAGATGGTTCCTGGTCTGTAGTCGAGCCCATCCTCATCGTCTCCCTCGATCATAATGGTGCACGTTCTGTCCCGCCGCAGGTTTGACGGATCGCCGAACCAAGCGCTCCGCGCGAATCGCCGCCACGAGCCTCCACCCCGGTGCACCAGGGTGATCGGACGCCGGATTCGCTGCCAGCCCCCCTCGCCTGCGGCGGTCGGTGAGCTGAATCGTTCTGTGCATTGACAGTATGGCTGCGGCAAATTCAATGCGTTCTTGGCTTCCGGAGATGCTCGATGAACTGCAGGAAACGTGGAGTCGGTCCTTGAGGTGGGAGGAATATTTATCGATTTGTGACCGCATGACCACGATTCGGACGCGGATTCGTCAGGAGCGGGGCGTCAAGGGGCCAAAGATGTTCTGTCGTCACTGCCAGGAGGTTCACGAGATGAACCTCGGTCCGGTGACCATTCGGTCGGTGCTGTTTGCGCTCAGTAAGAGAGGATTGCTGACAGATGAGGAACTTCAGAACATGGATGCGGAGTGGCGACGGTATAGATCGAAGCATCGGTTGGATGGCAGTGGCAGAAAACGCGCAGAACCAGGGCGCTGAAAACCAGAACAACAGATGAGATGTTTCGCTTCGCGAAAGCTCGAACGACCTCTCCGCCGTCCATGCGGATGCTCGCGCGTTACGACGAGGATCATGGCGAGTTCGAGGTTGATCTCTGGAAACGTGGCAAGGGCTTCAGCCTGCGCCGCTCTGCCGCCACCCTCGGAAGGCACCGGTCTCCTCAGTCAAGATCAGCGGACGGCAAGAGTCTTCGAATGACCTCCGAAGCCCGATCCAGCAACGGAGGTCCGTGCGCGAAGACAGCCCGTTGAAAAGCGGGTATTATGTCGATCCATTGTCCCAGAGATCGTCGCAGCAAGGCCGCATCCTGACAGTACTTGTCCGGAAGGATCTCGAGTCCGCGCACATTCACCACCGCATCCCCAAAAACCACCAAGCTTCTGGCGCGATCGAAAAGCACGAGTTCTCCCTCCGCGCCCCCGGGTAGTTTCCATACCTGCCAGCCACCCCCGGGCCATTGGAACTCCTCCACTGCTGATCCCCCACCCTTGCTCCAAATCGAGTCAGCCGGAACCCGCACCAGAAGTTTTTCCGATAAGATGGATACTCCCCATCGCGCAGCCAGTTCCTGAGAAAAGCGAGGGTGATTCGAATTGGTGAGCAAGATCCGCCCCGGCGGGGCCATTTCCATCAATGCGGCCTCGAACTGCGGAGGCAGGGGGATCGGATCAATGCAATCCCAACTGCCCGAGCCCAGGACCGCGTGCGAAGTGAGCTCGACGCGATGTTCGCGCGACTCGACCGACCACTCCCACACCCCGTGGCAAAGTTCTATCACCGGTGAACCCAACTCCATTTCAGCTCACCTTCCCGGTGCGGTTAGAGGGGATCCGTTGTCGGCAGGTCCAAGCGCCAGAAGAAAGGGCACGGCCCTTCGAGCCCAAACCTCGGGCGTCGGATAGTGCGCCGCTCCTTTTCCAAAACAACTTCGCAGCATGTCGGTGTCGATGACCCCGGGATTCAACGGCACCGCGCACATGCCCGCGGGCAACTCCTGGGCCAACGCCTGGGTCAAGCCCTCGATCGCCCACTTGGTGGCGCAATACGGCGCGACTTCGCCGGCCGTCGAACGGCCCCAACCCGAACTGAAGTTCACCACCACACCGGCCCCGCGCTCAATCATCGCGGGGAGAAAATGGCGCAGCACGTTGGCCACGCCTTTGACATTGGTGTCGATCACCCGCGAAAAGTCTGCTTCAGAAATCTCCCACAGCCTGGCATTGGCGTTGATCACCGCCGCGTTGTTCAACAACAAATCGGGAACGAATCCGACGCTCGCCAGATGCTTCGCCCAATCCGCAACTTCGCGGTCGGAACAAACATCCACTTTCGACCAACGGTGCGGCTCCGGATGGGCCGTGCGAAGTTCGTCCAGGGCACTCCCTGTCCTCGCGGCCCCGGCCACGGTATGGCCGAGGCGAATCAACTCCCCAACCATGGCCCGGCCCAGTCCGCGCGAGACACCCGTCACCAACACACACTGGCGTTGCTTGGAAACGGGTTTGCTCATGAGCGATGGCCGCGTCACTTCTTCCCCGAACGAATCGACTCCATCCACGCCACGACAGCTTGGGCGTTGTCAGGATGGGTGCTGACATACGTCTGAAGGATTTGAATCGCTTCCCCGGCCCGGCCTGATGAGGCAAGCCACTGAGCCAGCCGGTGCGCGGCCTGACCGCTGTCAGGCGCCAGCTCCGCCGCCGCCCGATAAAGGGTTTCGGCCTCGGTGCGGCGATCCGCCGAAGCCAGCACACTCGCCTGGCCGATGGCCATTTCCGCCCAGCCTTCGCGAACCGCGGGGGCGGTCGAGAGGGCCGGATCGAGCCGCAGCCGTTCCGCCGTTTGCTGCCAATAAGTGACGCTTCGAGCGGCTTCTTCCGGACCCACCTTGGGAGCCTTCCCGTCCCCCCCGGCACCCAGCACCATCAGCGGCCCCGCCAATTCCGCCCCGGCATGCGTTGAAGGCATCGCGTGGGACTCCTGGACGGCGAAGCGAACCTCCGGATTCTTGGCCTGAAGGAAAGCCACCAGTTTTTCGTTGATGGCCGTAACCGCATCCTGGCCCCCAACCATCACCACCCCGTTCGCGTCCGGTTTTCCATGCTCGCGGACCACAGCCTGAAACGCTTGCTCGACCTCGCCCGGGTCCGGCAGGTGCAGCCTTTCACCGGCCTGGAAGCGCGCATAATTCATGTACATTCCATCCGCGAAACTCGACTGGGCGAGAATGAGGCGCCCGTCACCTTCCCCATTGTTTTCCATCAGCGTGGGCACGAACCTGGCCGCATCGCCTCCCGCCAGCAACACGGTATTGGGGCCCAGGGAGTCTTGCAAAGCGCGCCCAAATTCGAGCAGCGCGGGAGCCGGCCAATTCCGGGTGGCTTCGGCGACCCCTCGAGCTTCCTCAACCACCGGCCAGAGCGCATCCAATCCAGGTGCCGAAGAGCCCTGCTGGACGTTGCGAAGAGCGTCCAGTCTTTCGGCGCGCCGGACCGCCTCCTCCACATTGCCCGACTCGAGGCTGGTGAAAAACTGATCCACATCTTGAAGCACCGGCACCCCTAAGTGCCTGGCATAGGCATGCAGCACCGCGCGCTGGCGCTGGCTGTATTGCACCAATCGATCCTTCACCTCCGCGTTCGCCCGCGCCAGGGCCTCCTCGCTAAGTCCCGGCCGGAAACCCCGGTCCAACTGGGGGGAACGGCTCGAGACCCTCCTCTCCCCCGCGCCGCCTGACTCCCCGGACGAAACTGGATCCGGCCCGGCGCCGGCAGAGGGCGGACTCGAGACATCGCGCCGCACCCAAATGAAGAAAGCGACCACCGCAACGACAGCGACCGCGAGCGTGAAGAAGAGCTTCTTGGATCCGCCGGATTCTGGGGCTGGCCTGGACACGCTTTGAATCGTCCTGAACCCGCCGCGCGAATTCAATCTTGAACCTCCGTGAGAACTTGATTGCCAACCCACGTCCCTCTCTGGTTAGTCAGGCGTGACGAGGCATGCGCCCCGATGAACTGCAAGTGATCGGATCAGAGCTCGCCGTCCGCTGGCCGGACGGAACGGAAACTTTTCTTCCACTCGCCGCCTTGCGCCGGGCCTGTCCCTGCGCCGGCTGCAAAGGCGAAATGGACGTGATGGGAAACCTTTACAAGGCCCCGGAGAAAGCCCTGAGTGAAGCCAGTTTCCGCGTCAAACACCTCGGATTGGCCGGCGGTTACGCCGTTCAACCCGTTTGGGAGGATGGACATTCCAGCGGCCTTTACTCCTGGGATTACCTCCGGACGGTCGCAAAAAATCTTTAAGTGAGGCTTGGCGCAACCGCGCCGTCTCGCCTATCCTGCGCGCCGCGTATGCTCCAGTTGATCCAAGGCGTTCACCGGTTTCACGCAAAGGAATTCGGACGCTATCGAGAGTTGTTCCGGCGGCTTTCCCATGAGGGACAAAAGCCGCACACCCTTTTCATTACCTGCTCCGATTCCCGCGTTCTCGCGGAACTCGTCACCCAAAGCCGGCCTGGGGATCTTTTCGTCGTCAAGAACGTCGGCAACATCGTCCCTCCCAGCCAAGTCGTCGGCGAAACCAATTCCACCGCCGCAGCCATCGAATTTGCCGTGGAGATCCTGGGCGTCCAGGACATCGTGGTTTGCGGACATTCCCAGTGTGGAGCCATGCAAGCCTTGATCCAAGGATTGCCCGCTCCCCGGGATCGAGCCCACCTGGCCCGATGGATTGAAATCGCCGCCCCCGTTCGTTCCACGATCGAATCCAAATACACCCATTTGTCCGATCCCGAATCCAAATTGCGAGCCGCGGAAGAGGAGAATGTTCTCTTCGCCCTCGAAAACCTCAAGACCTACGCCTGCGTGGAACGTAGATTGAAGGAGGGCGATTTAAGGCTGCACGGATGGTTCTTCCAAATTGCCGGAGCAGAACTCTTCGCCTATGATCCCGTCGCCAGCCAGTTCGCTTCCCTGATTCATCCCGGTGCCGGCGCTCCTTGAACGCCGATCCGTTCCCCGCGATGCAGAGTTCTCCCATCCTCGAAGTGCGACGGCTCACGCGCGGCTATCCCAACGGGACCGCCACGCTCACCGTCCTGAACGAAGTGAGCTTCTCCGTGCAGTCCGGAGAAACCTGCGCGATCCTCGGCCCCTCCGGCAGCGGGAAGACGACCCTGCTTGGACTTTGCGCCGGGCTCGATGCGCCCAGCTCAGGCGACGTCTTGCTGGCCGGGCGCCCGCTGGCCGGGCTCGATGAGGATGGACGCGCCAAAGTTCGCAACGACGTCGTCGGCTTCGTCTTCCAGAATTTCCAGCTCATTCCCACCCTCACGGCGCTGGAGAATGTCATGGTTCCCATGGAACTCCGCGCCGAGGGTTCCGCGGTCAGGCGGACGGT is a window encoding:
- the trmD gene encoding tRNA (guanosine(37)-N1)-methyltransferase TrmD, giving the protein MRIDVLTLFPGMFAGPLDESIVKRAREAGVLSLGIHHLRDYTHDRHRTVDDRPFGGGPGMLLKPEPVFEAVDALAKESTHVILMDAGGRRFSQSIAQELSRREHVLLVCGSYEGFDERIREALADDSLSIGDYVLTNGALPAMVVIDAVARLLPGALGDETSAVEESFAKGMLEYPQYTRPAEFRGMRVPDVLLSGNHAAIEAWRAEQSIRRTERERPDLLRSSRDLEPSLNRENIN
- a CDS encoding KH domain-containing protein, whose amino-acid sequence is MQAFVEFIVKGLVDRPEAVMVTPVTKGDSTVLEVRLDPADVGRIIGKQGSTIHAIRGLLQVGAAKQGKRCSLEIVEDGDEGGRS
- the rpsP gene encoding 30S ribosomal protein S16, whose amino-acid sequence is MSVKIRLKRVGARNTPVYRVVVTDSRSPRDGKFIEELGTYHPLVKGSNVQMDIERARYWISKGAKPSDTVASFLRKAARAA
- a CDS encoding SDR family NAD(P)-dependent oxidoreductase; amino-acid sequence: MSKPVSKQRQCVLVTGVSRGLGRAMVGELIRLGHTVAGAARTGSALDELRTAHPEPHRWSKVDVCSDREVADWAKHLASVGFVPDLLLNNAAVINANARLWEISEADFSRVIDTNVKGVANVLRHFLPAMIERGAGVVVNFSSGWGRSTAGEVAPYCATKWAIEGLTQALAQELPAGMCAVPLNPGVIDTDMLRSCFGKGAAHYPTPEVWARRAVPFLLALGPADNGSPLTAPGR
- a CDS encoding tetratricopeptide repeat protein, whose product is MSRPAPESGGSKKLFFTLAVAVVAVVAFFIWVRRDVSSPPSAGAGPDPVSSGESGGAGERRVSSRSPQLDRGFRPGLSEEALARANAEVKDRLVQYSQRQRAVLHAYARHLGVPVLQDVDQFFTSLESGNVEEAVRRAERLDALRNVQQGSSAPGLDALWPVVEEARGVAEATRNWPAPALLEFGRALQDSLGPNTVLLAGGDAARFVPTLMENNGEGDGRLILAQSSFADGMYMNYARFQAGERLHLPDPGEVEQAFQAVVREHGKPDANGVVMVGGQDAVTAINEKLVAFLQAKNPEVRFAVQESHAMPSTHAGAELAGPLMVLGAGGDGKAPKVGPEEAARSVTYWQQTAERLRLDPALSTAPAVREGWAEMAIGQASVLASADRRTEAETLYRAAAELAPDSGQAAHRLAQWLASSGRAGEAIQILQTYVSTHPDNAQAVVAWMESIRSGKK
- a CDS encoding DUF971 domain-containing protein, producing the protein MRPDELQVIGSELAVRWPDGTETFLPLAALRRACPCAGCKGEMDVMGNLYKAPEKALSEASFRVKHLGLAGGYAVQPVWEDGHSSGLYSWDYLRTVAKNL
- a CDS encoding carbonic anhydrase — its product is MLQLIQGVHRFHAKEFGRYRELFRRLSHEGQKPHTLFITCSDSRVLAELVTQSRPGDLFVVKNVGNIVPPSQVVGETNSTAAAIEFAVEILGVQDIVVCGHSQCGAMQALIQGLPAPRDRAHLARWIEIAAPVRSTIESKYTHLSDPESKLRAAEEENVLFALENLKTYACVERRLKEGDLRLHGWFFQIAGAELFAYDPVASQFASLIHPGAGAP